In Sphingomonas sp. LR60, the following are encoded in one genomic region:
- the folE gene encoding GTP cyclohydrolase I FolE yields MNDKGQATLDDGDLVAEDGKIAVPADVAEAVRTLLRWAGDDPTREGLVDTPKRVARAWKEYCAGYGEDPGVHLSRVFEEVGGYDEIVLLKDIPFQSHCEHHMAPIIGKAHIAYLPRNHVVGISKLARVLHGYARRLQVQERLTAEVADCIWNGLKPLGVAVVIEASHACMTARRVRTSGVNMVTSRMMGVFRDDDRSRKEVLSLMGLG; encoded by the coding sequence ATGAACGACAAGGGTCAGGCGACGCTCGACGACGGCGATCTGGTGGCGGAAGACGGCAAGATCGCGGTGCCCGCCGACGTGGCGGAGGCGGTGCGCACGCTGCTGCGCTGGGCCGGTGACGATCCCACGCGCGAAGGGCTGGTCGACACGCCGAAACGCGTGGCGCGCGCGTGGAAGGAATATTGCGCCGGCTATGGCGAGGATCCGGGCGTCCATCTGTCGCGGGTGTTCGAGGAGGTCGGCGGCTATGACGAGATCGTGCTGCTGAAAGACATTCCGTTCCAGTCGCATTGCGAACACCATATGGCACCGATCATCGGCAAGGCGCACATCGCCTACCTGCCGCGCAACCATGTCGTCGGCATCTCGAAGCTGGCGCGCGTGCTGCACGGTTATGCGCGGCGGTTGCAGGTGCAGGAACGGCTGACCGCCGAGGTCGCCGATTGCATCTGGAACGGTTTGAAGCCGCTGGGCGTCGCGGTGGTGATCGAGGCGAGCCACGCCTGCATGACTGCGCGAAGAGTCCGCACCTCGGGGGTCAATATGGTGACCAGCCGCATGATGGGCGTGTTCCGCGACGATGACCGCAGCCGCAAGGAAGTGCTGTCGCTGATGGGACTCGGCTGA
- a CDS encoding holin family protein, with protein sequence MAVVDTIIGPVAGLLDKLIPDPRAREAAQRELLRMEGTQELERVKTQMAAILAEAQATDPWTSRARPGFLYVMYALLLWSIPMGLIAAVRPQAAMAIAQAMNAYLSGLPEPLYTLFATGYLGYTVAREWGKAKAK encoded by the coding sequence ATGGCGGTCGTCGACACGATCATCGGGCCGGTCGCCGGGCTGCTCGACAAACTGATTCCCGATCCCCGCGCGCGAGAGGCGGCGCAGCGCGAGCTGCTGCGGATGGAAGGCACGCAGGAGCTGGAGCGCGTCAAGACGCAGATGGCCGCGATCCTCGCCGAAGCGCAGGCGACCGATCCATGGACCAGCCGCGCGCGGCCGGGCTTCCTGTACGTCATGTACGCGCTGCTGCTATGGAGCATCCCGATGGGGCTGATCGCAGCGGTCCGTCCGCAGGCGGCGATGGCGATCGCGCAGGCGATGAACGCCTATCTCTCGGGCCTGCCGGAGCCGCTCTACACGCTCTTCGCGACCGGCTATCTCGGCTACACCGTCGCGCGTGAGTGGGGCAAGGCCAAGGCGAAATAG
- a CDS encoding SWIB/MDM2 domain-containing protein: protein MATTPKTGGIHAPVQPSAELGAVVGNEKLPRSQVISKVWDYIKSNNLQNPENKREILADDNLKKVFGKDKVTMFEMNKYISQHVKA, encoded by the coding sequence ATGGCTACCACCCCCAAGACCGGCGGCATCCATGCGCCCGTTCAGCCCTCGGCTGAGCTGGGTGCGGTCGTCGGCAACGAGAAGCTGCCGCGCAGCCAGGTCATCAGCAAGGTGTGGGACTATATCAAGTCGAACAACCTGCAGAACCCGGAGAACAAGCGCGAAATCCTCGCCGACGACAATCTGAAGAAGGTGTTCGGCAAGGACAAGGTGACGATGTTCGAGATGAACAAGTACATCTCGCAGCACGTCAAGGCCTGA
- a CDS encoding GNAT family N-acetyltransferase, with the protein MTRRATMRRATAKDAADLAGVARATFTETFGMLYSAADLATFLEQHTPEDWAREIADPAYSVAVVEEGHIVVGYVKLGPPRLPFTPKEGAIELRQFYLLQPWQGGGMGPKMMEWALEEARARGMREMYLSVFVDNERARRFYAKYDFKDVGRYAFMVGDHEDTDIVMRRAL; encoded by the coding sequence ATGACGCGCCGCGCCACGATGCGCCGCGCCACCGCCAAGGATGCCGCCGATCTGGCCGGCGTCGCGCGGGCGACCTTCACCGAGACGTTCGGGATGCTGTATTCGGCGGCCGACCTCGCCACGTTCCTCGAACAGCATACGCCTGAGGATTGGGCGCGTGAGATCGCCGACCCGGCCTATTCGGTCGCGGTGGTCGAGGAAGGGCATATCGTCGTCGGCTATGTGAAGCTCGGTCCGCCGCGCCTGCCGTTCACGCCCAAGGAAGGCGCGATCGAGCTGCGGCAATTCTACCTGCTCCAGCCGTGGCAAGGTGGGGGCATGGGGCCGAAGATGATGGAATGGGCGCTTGAGGAAGCGCGCGCGCGTGGGATGCGCGAGATGTACCTCTCGGTGTTCGTGGATAACGAGCGCGCCCGACGCTTCTACGCCAAGTACGACTTCAAGGACGTCGGCCGCTATGCCTTCATGGTCGGCGATCACGAGGACACCGATATCGTGATGCGGCGCGCGCTGTGA
- a CDS encoding DUF2945 domain-containing protein has protein sequence MADNLKKGDDVTWKSHGGTAHGTVEKKLTSETSIKGHKVKASKDDPQYLVESDNGGKAAHKPAALKKA, from the coding sequence ATGGCGGACAATCTGAAGAAGGGCGACGACGTGACCTGGAAGTCGCACGGCGGCACCGCGCACGGCACGGTCGAGAAGAAGCTGACGTCCGAAACCTCGATCAAGGGCCACAAGGTCAAGGCGTCGAAGGATGACCCGCAATATCTCGTGGAGAGTGACAACGGCGGAAAGGCGGCGCACAAGCCCGCTGCGCTGAAAAAGGCGTGA
- the hslV gene encoding ATP-dependent protease subunit HslV produces the protein MPVWHGTTILSVRRGGKVVVIGDGQVSMGQTVMKPNARKVRTLGDGKVIAGFAGATADAFTLFERLEAKLERHGYHLMRAAVELAKDWRTDKFLRNLEAMMIVADKEVTLILTGNGDVLEPEAGVAAIGSGGNFALAAARALVEYENDAEVLCRKAMKIAAEVCVYTNDRVTIETLDSTT, from the coding sequence ATGCCGGTCTGGCATGGCACCACCATCCTTTCGGTACGGCGCGGCGGCAAGGTCGTCGTCATCGGCGACGGTCAGGTCTCGATGGGCCAGACCGTGATGAAGCCCAATGCACGCAAGGTCCGCACGCTCGGCGACGGCAAGGTCATCGCCGGCTTCGCGGGCGCGACTGCCGACGCCTTCACGTTGTTCGAGCGGCTTGAGGCCAAGCTGGAGCGACACGGCTATCACCTGATGCGCGCCGCGGTCGAGCTTGCGAAGGATTGGCGCACCGACAAGTTTCTCCGCAACCTGGAGGCGATGATGATCGTCGCCGACAAGGAAGTGACGCTGATCCTCACCGGCAATGGCGACGTGCTGGAGCCGGAGGCGGGGGTCGCCGCGATCGGCTCGGGCGGCAATTTCGCGCTCGCCGCGGCGCGCGCGCTGGTCGAGTACGAGAATGACGCCGAGGTGCTGTGCCGCAAGGCGATGAAGATCGCCGCCGAGGTCTGCGTCTACACCAACGACCGCGTCACGATCGAGACGCTGGACAGCACGACGTAA
- the lgt gene encoding prolipoprotein diacylglyceryl transferase: MILPALAAAVAASHIHFADLGLHPDVFSIGVFTLRWYSLAYIAGIVIGWWYLLKLLDQPGAPMARRHADDLVFYATLGIILGGRIGYVLFYAPEMLTRPLSILRLWDGGMSFHGGVIGTSLGLIWFARKHGLNWLRVHDYVACCVPFGLFFGRLANFVNGELWGKPAEVPWAIVFERTVPFGVPEPARHPSQLYEAGLEGILLFALLWFFFWRTDARYQPGKLVGLFLTGYGLARFTAEFFREPDAQLRQFAEATGLHMGQWLCVPMILAGLFLILTAPRRRTRVEPIAGRDAVA; the protein is encoded by the coding sequence TTGATCCTGCCCGCGCTCGCGGCTGCCGTAGCGGCAAGCCACATACATTTTGCCGATTTGGGACTGCATCCCGATGTCTTCTCGATCGGGGTGTTCACGCTGCGCTGGTACAGCCTGGCGTATATCGCCGGAATCGTCATCGGCTGGTGGTATCTGCTGAAGCTGCTCGACCAGCCGGGCGCGCCGATGGCGCGGCGTCATGCCGACGATCTGGTCTTCTATGCGACGCTGGGAATCATCCTCGGCGGCCGGATCGGCTATGTGCTGTTCTACGCACCCGAGATGCTGACAAGACCGCTGTCGATCCTGCGACTGTGGGACGGCGGGATGTCGTTCCATGGCGGGGTGATCGGCACGTCGCTGGGGCTGATCTGGTTCGCGCGCAAACATGGGCTCAACTGGCTGCGCGTGCATGATTATGTCGCCTGCTGCGTACCCTTCGGCCTGTTCTTCGGGCGGCTCGCCAATTTCGTGAACGGCGAATTGTGGGGCAAGCCCGCCGAGGTGCCGTGGGCGATCGTCTTCGAGCGGACGGTGCCGTTCGGCGTCCCCGAACCGGCGCGTCACCCGAGCCAGCTGTACGAGGCGGGGCTGGAGGGCATCCTGCTGTTCGCGTTGCTGTGGTTCTTCTTCTGGCGCACCGATGCGCGTTATCAGCCGGGCAAGCTGGTGGGCCTTTTCCTGACCGGTTACGGCCTCGCGCGCTTCACCGCCGAATTCTTCCGCGAGCCCGATGCGCAGCTGCGTCAGTTCGCGGAGGCGACCGGGCTGCACATGGGGCAGTGGCTGTGCGTGCCGATGATCCTCGCAGGGTTGTTCCTGATCCTGACCGCGCCTCGGCGCCGCACGCGTGTCGAGCCGATCGCCGGACGGGACGCGGTCGCCTGA
- a CDS encoding class I SAM-dependent methyltransferase, producing the protein MDQPTTGPLLADRLARAIALGGPIPVSQFMAAANTHYYATRDPLGAGGDFTTAPEISQMFGELIGAWAADLWDRAGRPAVAWVELGPGRGTLSADALRVMAHAGLTPPVHFVETSATMRVAQAERVAGATWHDSITTLPEDVPLIVIANEFFDALPIRQLVKRGETWHERLVACQDTLFLPIAGTSVPDTIIPPALASAASGAIVETSPASVAIMADLSARIVAQGGVALAIDYGYDGPAVGDTLQAVRGHAYANPFEAPGEQDLTAHVDMATLRLVASASGAATYGMIGQGAFLRALGIDQRAAALGEKVAGDRRRLVDDMGELFKVIAVTHQDWPRPAGFGA; encoded by the coding sequence ATGGATCAACCGACGACCGGGCCGCTGCTCGCCGACCGCCTGGCGCGTGCGATCGCGCTGGGCGGGCCAATCCCGGTCAGCCAGTTCATGGCCGCGGCCAACACGCATTATTATGCGACCCGCGATCCACTCGGCGCGGGCGGCGACTTCACGACCGCGCCCGAGATCAGCCAGATGTTCGGCGAACTGATCGGCGCGTGGGCCGCGGACCTGTGGGATCGCGCGGGGCGTCCGGCGGTGGCGTGGGTCGAGCTGGGTCCGGGGCGCGGGACGCTGAGCGCCGACGCGCTGCGCGTGATGGCGCACGCCGGCCTGACCCCGCCCGTGCATTTCGTCGAGACCAGCGCAACGATGCGCGTCGCGCAAGCCGAGCGGGTGGCGGGCGCGACCTGGCATGATTCGATCACGACGTTGCCCGAGGACGTGCCGCTGATCGTGATCGCTAACGAATTCTTCGACGCGCTGCCGATCCGCCAGCTCGTGAAGCGTGGCGAGACGTGGCACGAGCGGCTGGTGGCGTGTCAGGACACGTTGTTCCTGCCCATCGCTGGCACCAGCGTGCCGGACACGATCATCCCGCCCGCGCTCGCGTCCGCTGCATCGGGCGCGATCGTCGAGACCTCGCCCGCCAGCGTCGCGATCATGGCCGATCTATCGGCGCGGATCGTCGCACAGGGCGGCGTAGCGCTTGCAATCGATTACGGCTATGACGGTCCGGCAGTCGGCGACACGTTGCAGGCGGTGCGCGGCCATGCCTATGCCAATCCGTTCGAGGCGCCGGGCGAGCAGGACCTGACCGCGCATGTCGATATGGCGACGCTGCGGCTGGTGGCGAGTGCGTCGGGTGCGGCGACATACGGGATGATCGGGCAAGGCGCGTTCCTGCGCGCTTTGGGGATCGACCAGCGCGCCGCCGCGCTGGGGGAAAAGGTAGCCGGCGATCGCCGCCGGCTGGTGGACGACATGGGGGAGCTGTTCAAGGTGATCGCAGTGACACATCAAGACTGGCCACGCCCTGCGGGGTTCGGGGCATGA
- a CDS encoding dihydroneopterin aldolase, producing the protein MADYAIILDDLAVQMRLGIHPHEAAPQRVLVSVRLTVDYPQTPDADTIGEVLDYDTIRDGIQALAAGEGFALQETLVERIAAFCLADPRVREVRVRSMKPDVYPDARVGCEIVRGR; encoded by the coding sequence ATGGCTGATTATGCGATCATCCTCGACGACCTCGCGGTGCAGATGCGGCTCGGCATCCACCCGCACGAGGCGGCACCGCAGCGCGTGCTGGTCTCGGTGCGCCTGACAGTCGATTACCCGCAGACGCCCGACGCGGACACGATCGGCGAGGTGCTGGACTATGACACGATCCGCGACGGCATTCAGGCGCTGGCGGCGGGCGAGGGGTTTGCGTTGCAGGAGACGTTGGTCGAGCGCATCGCCGCTTTCTGCCTCGCCGACCCGCGCGTGCGCGAGGTTCGCGTTCGCTCGATGAAGCCCGACGTCTACCCCGACGCGCGCGTCGGCTGTGAGATCGTGCGGGGGCGGTAA
- the hslU gene encoding ATP-dependent protease ATPase subunit HslU has product MNDNLTPKAIVAALDAHIIGQQDAKRAVAVALRNRWRRQQLSADLRDEVTPKNILMIGPTGCGKTEISRRLAKLADAPFVKVEATKFTEVGYVGRDVEQIARDLVEEAVRLEKERRRVAVKDKAEASAMDRLLDALVGKDASQATRESFRQRFRDGHLADKEVELELQQIPQMPFELPGGQGSVGMINISEMMGKAFGGGPKQRRKLLVPAAWEKLVEEEADKRLDQDEVSRIALQDAEENGIVFLDEIDKIAVSDVRGGSVSREGVQRDLLPLIEGTTVATKYGPMKTDHILFIASGAFHVAKPSDLLPELQGRLPIRVELKGLTEDDFVAILSDTKASLPAQYKALIATEGVDVSFTDDGIRAIARIAAEVNGEIENIGARRLQTVMEKLLEEVSFNAEDRQGAAVTVDAAYVEGQLSSVARNSDLSRFVL; this is encoded by the coding sequence ATGAACGATAATCTCACCCCCAAGGCGATCGTCGCCGCGCTCGACGCGCATATCATCGGGCAGCAGGACGCCAAGCGCGCGGTCGCGGTGGCGTTGCGTAACCGTTGGCGGCGCCAGCAGCTCTCGGCCGACCTGCGCGACGAGGTCACGCCCAAGAACATCCTGATGATCGGGCCGACCGGCTGCGGCAAGACCGAGATCAGCCGTCGGCTCGCCAAGCTCGCCGACGCACCGTTCGTCAAGGTCGAAGCGACCAAGTTCACCGAGGTCGGCTATGTCGGCCGCGACGTCGAACAGATCGCGCGCGACCTGGTCGAGGAAGCCGTGCGGCTGGAAAAGGAACGCCGCCGTGTCGCGGTGAAGGACAAGGCCGAGGCGTCGGCGATGGACCGGCTGCTCGACGCGCTGGTCGGCAAGGACGCAAGCCAGGCCACGCGCGAAAGCTTCCGCCAACGTTTCCGCGACGGGCACCTCGCCGACAAGGAAGTCGAACTGGAGCTGCAACAGATTCCGCAGATGCCGTTCGAACTGCCGGGCGGGCAGGGATCGGTGGGGATGATCAACATCAGCGAAATGATGGGCAAGGCATTCGGCGGCGGCCCGAAGCAGCGCCGCAAATTGCTGGTCCCCGCCGCCTGGGAGAAACTGGTCGAGGAAGAAGCCGACAAGCGGCTCGATCAGGATGAAGTCAGCCGCATCGCGCTTCAGGATGCCGAGGAGAACGGCATCGTCTTCCTCGACGAGATCGACAAGATTGCGGTCAGCGACGTGCGCGGCGGGTCGGTCAGCCGTGAGGGGGTTCAGCGCGATCTATTGCCGCTGATCGAGGGGACGACTGTCGCGACCAAATACGGTCCGATGAAGACCGACCACATCCTGTTCATCGCATCGGGCGCGTTCCATGTCGCCAAGCCGAGCGATCTGTTGCCCGAGCTTCAGGGCCGCCTGCCGATCCGCGTCGAGCTGAAGGGGCTGACCGAGGACGACTTCGTCGCGATCCTCTCCGACACCAAGGCGTCGTTGCCCGCGCAGTACAAGGCATTGATCGCGACCGAGGGTGTCGACGTCAGCTTCACCGACGATGGCATTCGCGCGATCGCGCGGATCGCGGCAGAAGTGAACGGTGAGATCGAGAATATCGGCGCGCGTCGACTCCAGACGGTCATGGAGAAGCTGCTCGAAGAGGTCAGCTTCAACGCCGAGGATCGCCAGGGCGCGGCGGTGACGGTCGACGCTGCCTATGTCGAAGGGCAATTGTCGAGCGTCGCGCGCAACTCCGATCTCAGCCGCTTCGTGTTGTAA
- a CDS encoding glycoside hydrolase family 108 protein: MIDDLIDAVIDREGGYVNNPADRGGATRFGITEAVARANGYTGDMRHFARPAAVAIYRELYWRAPGFDRVATRAPRVAAELFDTPVNMGPAVAATFLQRALTALNRGGRDYPDLACDGRIGAQTLDALASFLATRSPTAETVLIRAVEALQGERYLSLAERRPANEAFLYGWLANRVGNGER; this comes from the coding sequence ATGATCGACGACCTTATCGACGCGGTGATCGACCGCGAGGGCGGGTATGTGAACAACCCCGCCGACCGAGGCGGCGCCACCCGGTTCGGCATCACCGAGGCGGTCGCGCGCGCCAACGGCTACACCGGCGACATGCGCCATTTCGCGCGGCCTGCGGCGGTGGCGATCTATCGCGAGCTGTATTGGCGTGCGCCCGGCTTCGACCGTGTCGCCACCCGCGCCCCGCGGGTCGCCGCCGAATTGTTCGACACCCCGGTCAACATGGGGCCCGCCGTCGCCGCCACGTTCCTGCAACGCGCGCTCACCGCGCTCAACCGCGGCGGGCGCGACTATCCCGACCTTGCCTGCGATGGCCGGATCGGCGCGCAGACGCTCGATGCGCTCGCCAGTTTCCTCGCCACCCGCAGCCCGACCGCAGAAACGGTGTTGATCCGCGCGGTCGAGGCGCTGCAGGGCGAACGCTACCTCTCGCTCGCCGAGCGCCGCCCCGCCAACGAGGCATTCCTCTACGGCTGGCTCGCCAACCGCGTCGGCAACGGGGAGCGCTGA
- a CDS encoding SDR family oxidoreductase, whose protein sequence is MRVLVTGGAKRLGAAIARAVAAAGHEPVIHYGTSQREAEALAAELGGVAVQGDLADLADVRALFARASERGAIDGLVNSASLFAFDAPAAPDAALAARLHAVNVVAPSLLAAALAEQGREGAVVNLLDQKLANPNPDFYSYTLTKAALAQATVLMAQAYAPRIRVNAVSPGLTLPSGDQTAAEFDAVARANLLQRPVGAEAVAEAVVWLLEARSVTGQTIFVDCGQRFVKSARDVMFGTDHG, encoded by the coding sequence ATGCGGGTGCTGGTGACCGGCGGCGCGAAGCGGCTCGGTGCGGCGATCGCGCGCGCGGTCGCGGCGGCGGGGCATGAGCCCGTGATCCACTACGGCACGTCACAGCGCGAGGCCGAGGCGCTCGCCGCCGAACTGGGCGGCGTGGCGGTGCAGGGCGATCTGGCCGACCTTGCCGACGTCCGCGCGCTGTTCGCCCGAGCGTCCGAGCGCGGCGCGATCGACGGGCTCGTCAACAGCGCGTCGCTCTTCGCGTTCGACGCACCCGCCGCGCCCGATGCGGCGCTCGCTGCGCGCCTCCATGCGGTCAACGTCGTCGCGCCATCGCTGCTCGCCGCCGCACTGGCGGAGCAGGGGCGCGAGGGCGCGGTCGTCAACCTGCTCGACCAGAAGCTCGCCAACCCCAACCCCGATTTCTACAGCTATACGCTGACCAAGGCCGCGCTGGCGCAGGCGACGGTGCTGATGGCGCAGGCTTATGCGCCGCGCATCCGCGTCAATGCGGTGTCGCCGGGGCTGACGCTGCCGAGCGGCGACCAGACCGCTGCCGAATTCGACGCGGTCGCGCGCGCCAATCTGTTGCAGCGGCCGGTCGGCGCGGAAGCGGTCGCCGAGGCGGTGGTGTGGCTGCTGGAGGCGCGTAGCGTCACCGGACAGACCATCTTCGTCGACTGCGGTCAGCGTTTCGTGAAGAGCGCGCGTGACGTGATGTTCGGGACCGATCATGGCTGA